In Chloroflexota bacterium, one genomic interval encodes:
- a CDS encoding YgeY family selenium metabolism-linked hydrolase has translation MNFVIRSTRLNDMGILSRLTSSDRSACIEFLRDLARIPSFSGQEGDVAQRLAEEMRRVGFAEVYVDRAGNVIGRAGIGRPDRKLVFNGHMDHVGVGDLAAWSHDPFGAEIEDGFLFGRGVVDMKGALAAMVYGAKLLLDAGAWLPGDLYVVGVVQEEPAEGTAMRWLVEEEGLHPDFVVLGEPTHLRISRGQRGRLEMRVTTHGRSCHASTPDLGDNAIYAATRLIFGIELLARQLTVNDPVLGSGSVAVTQIESESGSRNVIPDQCTFVLDRRLTLGETEARALAEIQQIIQREDVRAEVIVPEFEMVTYTGQRLHGREYYPAWLMPEDHPLVRAGLRAVERSLGTRPRLCVWSFSTDGVYTMGEMGIPTIGFGPGEEHLAHTADERIRLDDVIQAAHVYANMAQEILTTPSR, from the coding sequence GTGAACTTCGTCATACGATCGACGCGACTCAACGACATGGGAATACTTTCTCGTCTGACATCATCGGACCGCTCGGCGTGCATCGAGTTCCTGCGCGATCTGGCGCGGATCCCCAGCTTCTCCGGCCAGGAGGGCGATGTCGCCCAACGCCTGGCCGAGGAGATGAGGCGGGTGGGATTCGCCGAAGTCTACGTGGACCGGGCCGGAAATGTGATCGGCCGCGCGGGGATCGGCCGCCCCGACCGCAAACTGGTCTTCAACGGACACATGGACCATGTGGGCGTGGGAGACCTGGCCGCGTGGTCGCATGATCCGTTCGGCGCCGAGATCGAGGATGGCTTCCTGTTCGGTCGCGGCGTGGTGGACATGAAGGGCGCACTGGCGGCCATGGTCTACGGGGCGAAGCTGCTGCTGGACGCGGGAGCATGGCTTCCCGGTGACCTCTACGTGGTGGGCGTGGTGCAAGAGGAGCCAGCGGAGGGGACGGCGATGCGCTGGCTGGTCGAAGAGGAGGGCCTCCACCCCGATTTCGTGGTCCTGGGCGAGCCCACCCATCTACGTATCAGCCGCGGCCAGCGCGGCCGGCTGGAGATGCGGGTCACGACACACGGCCGTTCCTGTCACGCCTCCACGCCGGACCTGGGCGACAACGCCATCTACGCCGCCACCCGGCTGATCTTTGGGATCGAGCTCCTGGCCCGACAGCTGACGGTGAACGATCCGGTCCTGGGCAGCGGCTCCGTGGCCGTGACGCAGATCGAGAGCGAGAGCGGGAGCCGCAATGTCATCCCGGATCAGTGCACCTTCGTGCTCGATCGCCGGCTGACGCTGGGCGAGACGGAGGCGCGTGCGCTGGCGGAGATCCAGCAGATCATCCAACGGGAGGACGTGCGCGCGGAGGTGATCGTACCCGAGTTTGAGATGGTCACCTACACCGGCCAACGGCTGCACGGGCGCGAATACTACCCGGCCTGGCTGATGCCGGAGGATCATCCGCTGGTTCGGGCCGGTCTGCGAGCCGTGGAGCGATCCCTGGGCACTCGCCCACGCTTGTGCGTCTGGTCGTTCTCCACGGACGGCGTTTACACCATGGGGGAAATGGGCATCCCCACCATCGGCTTCGGCCCCGGCGAGGAGCACCTTGCCCACACGGCGGATGAGCGCATCCGCCTGGACGATGTGATCCAGGCGGCGCACGTGTATGCGAACATGGCCCAAGAGATCCTGACGACTCCGTCCCGCTGA
- a CDS encoding glycosyltransferase, with amino-acid sequence MKVLILISETGGGHRSAAQALAEGFQARLGDRVDVIIVDLIAQHTFWPLNQIRHTYRPIVNDAEWLWRTLWHLGESSLVLRAIETVFSSLTYRPVGAYFRQQAPDLVVTVHPLINHAALRVLRRAGLDVPFATVVTDLVTAPPAWFCPEVDLCCVPTEAARSRAVQHGMPPDRVVVTGMPVGLKFRRPPGGHEQQAAMRRRLGLRPELPTVLIVSGGEGMGPVEPIATAVADALARSMTAQMIIIGGRNRALVERLRRRSWPIPVTIQGFVHNMPDWMLASDCIVTKAGPGTISEALIMGLPIVLSGFIPGQEEGNVPYVVENGVGAYAEEPEEIARIVADWLHPDNPDLSRMKARARAMARPDATLTIVDQLLELASRAGTGSSLPADLPARRPSPASHRQIPAL; translated from the coding sequence ATGAAAGTGCTGATCCTGATATCCGAAACCGGCGGTGGACACCGGAGCGCCGCCCAGGCCCTGGCCGAGGGGTTTCAGGCCCGCCTGGGCGACCGCGTCGATGTGATCATCGTGGATCTGATCGCTCAGCACACCTTCTGGCCGTTGAATCAGATACGACACACCTACCGCCCCATCGTGAACGATGCAGAGTGGCTCTGGAGGACGCTCTGGCATCTGGGAGAGAGTTCCCTGGTGCTCCGGGCGATAGAAACCGTCTTCTCGTCATTGACGTACCGACCGGTGGGAGCCTACTTCCGGCAGCAAGCCCCGGACCTGGTGGTGACCGTACATCCGCTGATCAACCACGCTGCCCTGCGGGTGTTGCGACGCGCGGGCCTGGATGTCCCCTTCGCCACGGTCGTGACCGATCTGGTCACGGCACCCCCCGCCTGGTTCTGCCCGGAGGTGGACCTTTGTTGCGTGCCCACGGAGGCCGCCCGATCGCGAGCGGTCCAACACGGGATGCCGCCGGATCGCGTCGTGGTCACCGGGATGCCCGTCGGCCTGAAGTTCCGCCGGCCACCCGGGGGCCATGAGCAGCAGGCCGCCATGCGTCGCCGTCTCGGCCTCCGCCCGGAGCTGCCCACCGTGCTCATCGTGAGCGGCGGGGAGGGCATGGGCCCCGTCGAGCCCATCGCCACGGCCGTGGCCGACGCGCTGGCCCGGAGCATGACGGCCCAGATGATCATCATCGGCGGGCGGAATCGGGCGCTGGTCGAGCGACTGCGAAGGCGGAGCTGGCCCATCCCCGTAACCATCCAGGGGTTTGTACACAACATGCCTGACTGGATGCTCGCGTCCGATTGCATCGTCACCAAAGCTGGCCCTGGCACCATCAGTGAGGCGCTCATCATGGGCCTCCCCATCGTCCTCAGCGGGTTCATCCCCGGCCAGGAGGAGGGGAACGTCCCCTACGTCGTCGAGAACGGGGTCGGAGCCTACGCCGAGGAGCCGGAGGAGATCGCCCGGATCGTCGCCGACTGGCTACACCCCGACAACCCGGATCTATCACGCATGAAGGCGCGAGCCCGAGCGATGGCCCGCCCCGACGCCACGTTGACCATCGTCGATCAGCTGCTGGAGCTGGCCTCCCGCGCAGGGACGGGATCATCCCTGCCGGCCGATCTACCCGCGCGCCGCCCGTCGCCGGCCAGCCACAGGCAGATTCCCGCCCTGTGA
- a CDS encoding endonuclease MutS2: MMDEKALHTLEFDKILERLAEHTSFSAGRELALALRPTEDPQLARELQAQTAEARSLLEQKTDVHMGGVHDVRPLLPQAERSAILLPTDFLNIRSTLLRARSIQRTLTRLRGQFPRLATIAARIEPCEPLIDEIGRCINERGEVMDSASPALARIRSEKRIAHERLIALLERIVSSPANAAYLQEPIVTQRQGRYVIPLRAEFKGRIPGLIHDQSASGATLFIEPLAAVELNNRWREKQLEEDKEVRRILLQLTELVADEAVYVQRTVEALAELDLIFAKARYAEQLEARAPELVPFRRPRRPRHGRRAQDSGRENGREEGIQHPGSVIDLKRARHPLLDPETVVPIDVHLGDDYFILVITGPNTGGKTVALKTVGLLALMAQAGLHIPVAEDSRLTVFQGIYADIGDEQSIEQSLSTFSSHMSNIIRILDRANERSLVLLDELGAGTDPEEGSALARALLSYLLRHRITTLATTHYTELKVFAHSTPGVRNASVEFDIETLSPTYKLSIGLPGRSNALAIARRLGLNPEIVAEAEAMVSPTSLQADSLLAEIKRARDEAQAMLAEAGRKLRAAQALEADLRYRLARIEEARREVINEARSIAQEELEAVRAEIARLKRRLSVIQAGGSLHEQLLAEAEAELARRAQEMVTVEESVEQRQERGQEPPLREGETVWIPSLQSTGQIVALDPDGETAEVQIGAFRTRLPLSRLERREQEAVPVPVAPPPGRKRPPASPGIELDLRGQTVDEMLPRLEKYLDDAYLAGLPWVRIIHGKGTGALRRAVREALAQHPLVADMRSGEQGEGGDGVTIVRLVSRD; the protein is encoded by the coding sequence ATGATGGACGAGAAGGCTTTACACACGCTGGAATTTGATAAAATCCTGGAGCGGTTGGCGGAGCACACCAGCTTCTCCGCCGGGCGTGAGCTGGCCCTGGCCCTCAGGCCTACGGAGGATCCGCAACTGGCCCGTGAGCTGCAGGCGCAGACCGCCGAGGCGCGCTCGCTGTTGGAGCAGAAGACGGATGTTCACATGGGCGGCGTGCACGACGTGCGCCCGTTGCTGCCGCAGGCGGAGCGGTCCGCCATCTTGCTTCCCACGGATTTCCTGAACATTCGCAGCACCCTTTTGCGTGCCCGCTCGATTCAGCGCACGCTGACCCGCCTGCGCGGCCAGTTCCCGCGGCTGGCGACCATCGCCGCCCGGATCGAGCCGTGCGAGCCTCTCATCGATGAGATCGGGCGGTGCATCAATGAGCGCGGCGAGGTGATGGACAGCGCCTCGCCGGCCCTGGCCCGCATACGGAGCGAGAAGCGCATCGCCCACGAGCGGCTGATCGCGCTGCTGGAGCGCATCGTCTCGTCCCCCGCCAACGCGGCGTACCTTCAGGAGCCCATCGTCACGCAACGCCAGGGGAGGTATGTGATCCCTCTGCGTGCTGAGTTCAAGGGACGGATCCCCGGGCTGATCCACGATCAGTCCGCGTCCGGCGCGACCCTCTTCATCGAGCCCCTGGCCGCGGTGGAGCTGAACAATCGCTGGCGGGAGAAGCAGCTGGAGGAGGACAAGGAGGTTCGTCGTATCCTCCTGCAGCTCACCGAGTTGGTCGCCGACGAGGCCGTCTACGTCCAGCGTACTGTGGAGGCGCTGGCCGAGCTAGACCTCATCTTCGCCAAGGCCCGGTACGCGGAGCAACTGGAGGCCCGTGCACCGGAGCTCGTCCCCTTCCGTCGGCCGCGTCGCCCCCGCCACGGACGGCGGGCGCAGGATTCCGGCCGGGAGAACGGGCGTGAGGAGGGGATCCAGCATCCCGGATCGGTGATCGACCTGAAGCGTGCGCGGCATCCCCTGCTCGACCCGGAAACGGTGGTCCCGATCGATGTGCATCTGGGGGATGACTACTTCATCCTGGTCATCACCGGCCCCAATACGGGCGGCAAGACGGTGGCGCTGAAGACGGTGGGGCTGCTGGCGTTGATGGCCCAGGCCGGGCTCCACATCCCGGTCGCGGAGGACTCCCGGCTCACCGTCTTCCAGGGGATCTACGCTGACATCGGGGATGAGCAGTCGATTGAGCAGTCGCTATCCACGTTCTCCTCGCACATGTCCAACATCATCCGCATCCTGGACCGGGCGAACGAGCGCAGCCTGGTGTTGTTGGACGAGCTGGGGGCCGGCACCGATCCGGAGGAGGGCTCCGCGCTGGCCCGGGCGCTGCTCTCCTACCTGCTGCGGCATCGCATTACCACCCTGGCGACCACGCACTACACGGAGCTGAAGGTTTTCGCCCATAGCACGCCAGGGGTGCGCAATGCCAGCGTGGAGTTCGATATTGAGACGCTATCGCCGACCTACAAGTTGAGCATCGGGCTTCCCGGGCGGTCCAACGCCCTGGCCATCGCCCGCCGACTGGGGCTGAACCCGGAGATCGTGGCGGAGGCGGAGGCCATGGTATCCCCGACCTCGCTTCAGGCGGACTCCCTCCTGGCCGAGATCAAGCGCGCTCGCGATGAGGCCCAGGCGATGCTGGCCGAGGCGGGGCGGAAGCTGCGCGCGGCCCAGGCGCTGGAGGCCGACCTGCGCTACCGACTGGCGCGGATCGAGGAGGCGCGCCGGGAGGTGATCAATGAGGCCCGGTCGATCGCCCAGGAGGAGTTGGAGGCCGTGCGGGCTGAGATCGCCCGCCTCAAGCGACGGCTGTCCGTGATCCAGGCGGGAGGGTCCTTGCATGAACAGCTCCTGGCCGAGGCGGAAGCCGAGCTAGCCCGCCGCGCCCAGGAGATGGTGACCGTCGAGGAGTCCGTCGAGCAGCGACAGGAGCGGGGGCAGGAGCCTCCCCTCCGCGAGGGGGAGACCGTCTGGATCCCCTCGCTGCAATCCACCGGCCAGATCGTCGCCCTGGACCCGGATGGCGAGACGGCGGAGGTGCAGATCGGCGCGTTCCGCACGCGACTGCCCCTCTCCCGTCTGGAACGACGTGAGCAGGAGGCCGTCCCCGTGCCTGTGGCTCCGCCCCCCGGCCGGAAGCGCCCTCCGGCCTCTCCGGGGATAGAGCTGGATCTGCGCGGCCAGACGGTCGACGAGATGCTGCCCCGGCTGGAGAAATATCTGGACGACGCGTATCTGGCCGGGCTTCCCTGGGTGCGCATCATCCACGGCAAGGGGACCGGCGCACTGCGTCGCGCCGTGCGTGAGGCGCTGGCGCAGCACCCCCTGGTTGCGGACATGCGCTCCGGCGAGCAGGGGGAGGGAGGGGATGGCGTGACCATCGTGCGGCTGGTCAGCCGGGATTGA
- the gyrB gene encoding DNA topoisomerase (ATP-hydrolyzing) subunit B: MAGRNGNKNNEHYDASDIQVLEGLEAVRRRPGMYIGSTDVRGLHHLVLEIVDNSIDEALAGACDRIEVTIHKNGAVTVQDNGRGIPVGIHPQTGRPAVEVVMTTLHAGGKFGGSGYKVASGLHGVGASAVNALSEWLEIEVKQKGHIWRQRYERGRPVTDLEIVGDVPEDETGTKTTFLADTTIFKAGLDYRFETLVQRFREMAFLTRGLTIVFRDERDGREMSFYFEGGIRSFVRYLNKNRKVLHEPFYVEKQVNGTQIEVALQYTDGYAESFYAFANNVNTVDGGTHVTGLRSALTRCLNDYARKNGFLKENESNFTGEDTREGLTGILNVKLQEPQFESQTKAKLGNAEVKSQVESVVYEALSAWLEQNPREAKAIVEKCRTSARAREAARQARDLVIRKSALESMTLPGKLADCSERDPMKTELYIVEGDSAGGSAKQGRDRRFQAVLPLRGKILNVEKARLDRALANKEIQALITALGCGVGEQFDLNNLRYGRVIIMTDADVDGAHIRTLLLTLFFRYMQPLIENGHLYIAQPPLYRIQVGKEPIYVYSEEEKEQVLKRLNGRNVTLQRYKGLGEMNPEQLWETTMNPENRTILQVTLEDAAAADRTFDMLMGSAVPPRKRFIQTHARRVRNLDV; this comes from the coding sequence GTGGCAGGACGAAACGGAAATAAGAATAACGAGCACTACGATGCCAGCGATATCCAGGTACTCGAGGGGCTGGAGGCGGTGCGTCGTCGGCCGGGCATGTACATCGGCTCGACGGACGTGCGCGGCCTCCATCATCTCGTCCTGGAGATCGTGGATAATTCGATCGATGAGGCCCTGGCCGGGGCCTGCGATCGCATAGAGGTCACCATCCATAAGAACGGCGCGGTGACCGTGCAGGACAACGGGCGTGGTATCCCGGTGGGCATTCATCCGCAGACCGGCCGCCCGGCCGTGGAAGTGGTGATGACGACCCTGCATGCCGGTGGCAAGTTCGGCGGCAGCGGCTACAAGGTCGCCTCCGGCCTGCACGGCGTCGGCGCCTCCGCGGTGAACGCCCTCTCCGAGTGGCTGGAGATCGAGGTCAAGCAGAAGGGGCACATCTGGCGCCAGCGCTACGAGAGGGGGCGCCCCGTGACGGATCTGGAGATCGTCGGCGATGTGCCGGAGGACGAGACCGGGACCAAGACCACCTTCCTGGCGGATACGACGATCTTCAAGGCGGGGCTGGACTACCGGTTCGAGACGCTCGTCCAGCGGTTCCGGGAGATGGCCTTCCTCACCCGTGGGTTAACCATCGTCTTCCGGGATGAGCGGGACGGGCGCGAGATGTCCTTTTACTTTGAGGGAGGCATCCGCTCCTTCGTGCGCTATCTGAACAAGAACCGCAAGGTCCTGCATGAGCCGTTCTATGTGGAGAAGCAGGTCAACGGCACCCAGATCGAGGTTGCCCTTCAGTATACCGACGGATATGCCGAGTCGTTTTACGCCTTCGCCAACAACGTGAATACGGTCGACGGCGGCACGCACGTCACCGGGTTGCGCTCCGCCCTGACGCGTTGTCTGAACGACTACGCTCGGAAGAACGGCTTCCTGAAGGAGAATGAGTCCAACTTCACGGGCGAGGACACGCGCGAGGGGTTGACCGGCATCCTGAACGTCAAGCTTCAGGAGCCTCAGTTCGAGTCGCAGACCAAGGCGAAGTTGGGCAACGCGGAGGTGAAGAGCCAGGTCGAGTCGGTGGTGTACGAGGCGCTCAGCGCCTGGCTGGAACAGAACCCGCGTGAGGCGAAGGCCATCGTCGAGAAGTGTCGGACCTCCGCTCGTGCCCGAGAGGCGGCCCGGCAGGCTCGCGACCTGGTGATCCGCAAGAGCGCCCTGGAGAGCATGACGCTGCCGGGTAAGCTGGCGGATTGCTCGGAGCGCGATCCCATGAAGACGGAACTCTACATCGTCGAGGGGGATTCGGCTGGTGGCTCGGCCAAGCAGGGGCGCGATCGGCGGTTCCAGGCCGTCCTGCCGCTGCGCGGCAAGATCCTCAACGTGGAGAAGGCGCGACTGGATCGGGCGCTGGCGAACAAGGAGATCCAGGCTCTCATCACCGCGCTGGGGTGTGGCGTCGGGGAGCAGTTCGACCTGAACAACCTGCGCTATGGGCGTGTGATCATCATGACGGACGCCGACGTGGATGGCGCCCATATCCGCACGCTGCTCCTGACCCTGTTCTTCCGGTACATGCAGCCGCTCATTGAGAACGGGCATCTGTACATCGCCCAGCCGCCGCTCTATCGCATCCAGGTGGGCAAGGAGCCCATCTACGTATACAGCGAGGAGGAGAAGGAGCAGGTGCTCAAGCGCCTGAATGGGCGGAACGTGACCCTCCAGCGGTATAAAGGGTTGGGCGAGATGAACCCGGAGCAGCTCTGGGAGACGACCATGAACCCCGAGAATCGCACGATCCTTCAGGTGACCCTGGAGGACGCGGCGGCCGCGGATCGGACGTTCGATATGCTGATGGGGTCGGCCGTGCCGCCCCGTAAGCGGTTTATCCAGACGCACGCCCGGCGGGTTCGCAACCTGGACGTGTGA
- a CDS encoding TetR family transcriptional regulator: MARSNSVGVRERKKRERKERIYRAALQLFREKGFENTTVEEITDAAQVAKGTFFNYFPTKEAVLLYLGEQQLGGLRALAELRVWDNLPVVERIKRLLCSLADSAEEDRDLMRLMVTRALRAGDLVANGNGRFGLRGIMALLIAQGQRTGEFRDDVPADVLAGLIEAMYFHELLQWCTSSVPYALSHRLKDRIDLLLSGIAPQSRVMYLEPRAQDVLSN, encoded by the coding sequence ATGGCTCGGTCCAACTCGGTCGGCGTACGGGAGCGCAAGAAGCGGGAACGCAAGGAGCGCATCTACCGCGCGGCCCTACAACTCTTCCGGGAGAAGGGGTTCGAGAACACGACGGTAGAGGAGATCACGGACGCGGCACAGGTGGCCAAGGGCACGTTCTTCAACTATTTCCCGACCAAGGAGGCTGTGCTGCTCTACCTTGGAGAACAGCAGCTAGGCGGGCTGCGCGCCCTGGCAGAGCTGCGCGTGTGGGACAACCTCCCCGTCGTCGAGCGCATCAAGCGCCTGCTCTGCTCCCTGGCGGATAGCGCCGAGGAGGATCGGGATCTGATGCGGCTGATGGTAACCCGGGCGCTGCGGGCGGGCGATCTGGTGGCCAACGGCAACGGCCGCTTCGGCCTGCGAGGCATCATGGCACTGCTGATCGCGCAGGGGCAACGCACCGGGGAGTTCCGGGACGACGTCCCGGCGGATGTGTTGGCGGGCCTCATCGAGGCCATGTATTTTCACGAGCTGCTCCAGTGGTGCACCAGCTCCGTCCCCTACGCGCTGAGCCACCGGTTGAAAGACCGGATAGACCTGCTGCTATCCGGTATCGCCCCCCAATCTCGCGTGATGTACTTAGAGCCACGAGCACAGGATGTCCTCTCGAACTGA